In Methylococcus geothermalis, one genomic interval encodes:
- a CDS encoding 2-isopropylmalate synthase — MHDKLIIFDTTLRDGEQSPGASMTRDEKVRIARALERLKVDVIEAGFPAASPGDFEAVQAVARTIKDSRVCGLARALDRDIDRAGEALKDAQRARIHTFIATSPIHMRHKLQMSPDQVVEYAVKAVKRARQYTDDVEFSPEDAGRSEEDFLCRILEAVIDAGATTLNIPDTVGYAFPEQFGRMIGRLIERIPNADKAVFSVHCHNDLGLAVANSLAAVLHGARQVECTINGLGERAGNAALEEIVMAVRTRKDIFPCHSDIDTREIVACSKLVSSITGFPIQPNKAIVGANAFAHESGIHQDGVLKSRETYEIMSAEDVGWSANRMVLGKHSGRNAFRTRMQELGIEFASEEELNSVFQRFKVLADKKHEIFDEDLQALITEAGAEAEDERVKLVALRVCSETGEIPEASVTLKVDNEERTGSSTGGGAVDASLKAIESLLHTDTALTLYSVNNITSGTDAQGEVTVRLEKGGRIVNGQGADTDIVIASAKAYINAVNKLLAPNRRTHPQVGDV, encoded by the coding sequence ATGCACGACAAACTGATCATTTTCGACACGACCTTGCGCGATGGGGAACAGAGCCCCGGCGCGTCCATGACCCGCGATGAGAAAGTGCGCATCGCCCGGGCGCTGGAGCGCCTGAAGGTCGATGTCATCGAGGCGGGCTTTCCCGCCGCCAGCCCCGGCGATTTCGAGGCCGTCCAGGCCGTGGCCCGGACCATCAAGGACAGCAGGGTCTGCGGCCTGGCCCGCGCCCTCGACCGCGACATCGACCGCGCAGGCGAAGCCCTCAAGGACGCCCAGCGCGCCCGCATCCACACCTTCATCGCCACCTCCCCCATCCACATGCGGCACAAGCTGCAGATGTCGCCCGACCAGGTGGTGGAATACGCAGTGAAGGCCGTCAAGCGGGCCCGCCAGTACACCGACGACGTGGAATTCTCGCCCGAGGACGCCGGACGCTCGGAGGAGGATTTCCTCTGCCGCATCCTGGAAGCCGTGATCGACGCCGGGGCGACCACGCTCAACATCCCCGACACCGTGGGCTACGCCTTCCCGGAGCAGTTCGGGCGCATGATCGGCCGCTTGATCGAGCGGATACCGAACGCCGACAAGGCGGTCTTTTCGGTCCATTGCCACAACGACCTGGGACTCGCGGTCGCCAACTCTCTGGCTGCCGTCCTGCACGGCGCACGCCAGGTGGAATGCACCATCAACGGCCTGGGCGAACGGGCCGGCAACGCCGCGCTGGAGGAAATCGTCATGGCGGTTCGCACCCGCAAGGACATCTTCCCTTGCCACAGCGACATCGACACCCGGGAAATCGTCGCCTGTTCCAAGCTGGTGTCCAGCATCACCGGCTTCCCGATCCAACCCAACAAGGCCATCGTCGGCGCCAACGCGTTCGCCCACGAATCCGGCATCCATCAGGACGGGGTGCTGAAGAGCCGGGAAACCTACGAGATCATGAGCGCCGAGGACGTGGGCTGGAGCGCCAACCGGATGGTGCTGGGCAAGCATTCCGGCCGCAACGCGTTCCGCACCCGGATGCAGGAACTCGGCATCGAGTTCGCCTCGGAAGAGGAGCTGAATTCGGTGTTCCAGCGCTTCAAGGTGCTGGCCGACAAGAAGCACGAAATCTTCGACGAGGACCTCCAGGCCCTGATCACCGAGGCCGGTGCCGAAGCCGAGGACGAACGAGTCAAGCTGGTCGCGTTGCGGGTCTGCTCGGAAACCGGCGAGATTCCGGAAGCCAGCGTCACCCTCAAGGTCGACAACGAGGAACGCACCGGCTCGTCGACCGGCGGCGGCGCGGTGGACGCCAGCCTCAAGGCCATCGAATCGCTGCTGCACACGGACACCGCGCTGACGCTGTACTCGGTCAACAACATCACCAGCGGCACCGATGCGCAGGGCGAGGTCACCGTGCGGCTCGAGAAAGGCGGGCGCATCGTCAACGGCCAGGGCGCCGATACCGACATCGTGATCGCCTCGGCCAAGGCCTACATCAACGCCGTGAACAAGCTGCTGGCGCCCAACCGGCGCACCCACCCGCAAGTCGGGGATGTGTGA
- the pssA gene encoding CDP-diacylglycerol--serine O-phosphatidyltransferase: MEENSSPNPKRRRGIYLLPNLFTTAALFAGFYAITAALNQRFELAAIAIFVAMILDGMDGRVARMTNTQSAFGAEYDSMADMISFGAAPALVVYIWSLSTMGKLGWVAAFVHTAGGALRLARFNTQIATADKRYFQGLPSPSAAAILAGFVWFSVDQGLSGETMRYIALGLSIATGLAMVSNFRYYSFKDVDLRGRVPFVNAIFVMLLFAVLFSNPPLVLFLFFGAYALSGPALTLALLKRRRGERRA, translated from the coding sequence ATGGAAGAAAATTCCTCACCCAATCCCAAACGTCGGCGCGGCATCTACCTGCTGCCCAACCTGTTTACCACGGCCGCGCTTTTCGCCGGCTTCTACGCCATCACTGCCGCGCTCAACCAGCGCTTCGAACTGGCCGCGATCGCCATCTTCGTCGCCATGATCCTGGACGGCATGGACGGCAGGGTCGCCCGCATGACCAATACGCAGAGCGCGTTCGGGGCGGAATACGACAGCATGGCGGACATGATTTCGTTCGGGGCGGCGCCGGCCCTGGTGGTCTACATCTGGTCGCTGTCCACGATGGGCAAGCTCGGCTGGGTCGCCGCGTTCGTCCACACCGCCGGCGGCGCGCTGCGGCTGGCCCGCTTCAACACCCAGATCGCCACCGCCGACAAGCGCTATTTCCAGGGTCTGCCCAGCCCGTCGGCCGCCGCCATCCTGGCCGGCTTCGTCTGGTTCTCGGTGGACCAGGGCTTGAGCGGCGAGACCATGCGCTACATCGCCTTGGGGCTATCCATCGCCACGGGGCTGGCGATGGTCAGCAACTTCCGCTACTACAGTTTCAAGGACGTCGACCTGCGTGGCCGGGTGCCCTTCGTCAACGCCATCTTCGTGATGCTGCTGTTCGCGGTGCTGTTTTCCAACCCGCCGCTGGTGCTGTTCCTGTTCTTCGGCGCCTATGCCCTGTCGGGCCCCGCCTTGACGCTGGCCCTGCTGAAACGGCGGCGCGGCGAGCGGCGCGCCTGA
- the ilvC gene encoding ketol-acid reductoisomerase, with translation MQIYYDKDADLSIIQGKKVAIIGYGSQGHAHANNLKDSGVQVVVGLRPGSASAKKAENAGLAVASVEDAVKQADVIMILAPDEHQARLYSEQIAPNIKQGAALAFAHGFNIHFEQITPRADLDVIMIAPKGPGHLVRSTYTQGGGVPSLIAVYQNASGRAKELALSYASANGGGRAGIIETSFREETETDLFGEQAVLCGGATALVQAGFETLVEAGYAPEMAYFECLHELKLIVDLMYEGGIANMRYSISNTAEYGDLTRGPRIVTEQTKQEMKKILREIQTGEFAREFILENQAGAATLKAKRRLGREHLIESTGAKLRDMMPWIKANRIVDTSKN, from the coding sequence ATGCAGATTTACTATGACAAAGACGCCGACCTTTCCATCATCCAGGGGAAGAAGGTCGCCATCATCGGCTACGGCTCCCAGGGCCATGCCCACGCCAACAACCTCAAGGACTCCGGGGTGCAGGTCGTGGTGGGTCTGCGTCCGGGTTCGGCTTCCGCCAAGAAGGCCGAGAACGCCGGCCTCGCCGTCGCTTCGGTCGAGGACGCCGTCAAACAGGCCGACGTGATCATGATCCTGGCGCCGGACGAGCATCAAGCCCGCCTCTACAGCGAGCAGATCGCGCCGAACATCAAGCAGGGCGCCGCCCTCGCCTTCGCCCACGGTTTCAACATCCACTTCGAGCAGATCACCCCGCGCGCCGACCTCGACGTGATCATGATCGCCCCCAAGGGCCCCGGCCACCTGGTGCGTTCGACCTACACCCAGGGCGGCGGCGTGCCCTCGCTGATCGCGGTCTACCAGAACGCCAGCGGCCGCGCCAAGGAACTGGCGCTGTCCTATGCCTCGGCCAACGGCGGCGGCCGGGCCGGCATCATCGAAACCAGCTTCCGCGAAGAGACCGAAACCGATTTGTTCGGCGAGCAGGCGGTCCTGTGCGGCGGCGCCACCGCGCTGGTGCAGGCCGGTTTCGAGACGCTGGTCGAGGCCGGTTACGCGCCCGAGATGGCCTATTTCGAGTGTTTGCACGAACTCAAGCTGATCGTCGACCTGATGTACGAGGGCGGCATCGCCAACATGCGCTATTCGATCTCCAATACGGCCGAATACGGCGACCTGACCCGCGGCCCGCGCATCGTCACCGAGCAGACCAAGCAGGAGATGAAGAAGATCCTGCGCGAGATCCAGACCGGCGAATTCGCCCGCGAATTCATTCTGGAGAACCAGGCCGGGGCCGCCACCCTGAAGGCGAAGCGCCGCCTCGGCCGCGAGCACCTCATCGAAAGCACCGGCGCCAAGCTGCGCGACATGATGCCGTGGATCAAGGCCAACCGCATTGTGGACACGAGCAAGAACTGA
- the ilvN gene encoding acetolactate synthase small subunit → MRHIISVLLENESGALSRVAGLFSARGYNIESLTVAPTQDPTLSRMTIVTSGSDDIIEQITKQLNKLIDVVKLIDLSESAHIERELMMVKVRATNGGREEVKRLADIFRGNIIDVAPTSYVIEVTGEKSKLDAFLQALREEDIIEVVRSGTTGILRGERGLHV, encoded by the coding sequence ATGCGCCACATCATTTCCGTTCTGCTCGAAAACGAATCGGGCGCGCTGTCGCGGGTTGCCGGCCTGTTCTCAGCCCGCGGCTACAACATCGAGTCGCTGACCGTGGCGCCGACCCAGGACCCGACCCTGTCGCGCATGACCATCGTGACCTCCGGCAGCGACGACATCATCGAACAGATCACCAAGCAGTTGAACAAGCTGATCGACGTGGTCAAGCTGATCGACCTGTCGGAATCGGCCCATATCGAGCGCGAGCTGATGATGGTCAAGGTACGCGCGACCAACGGCGGCCGCGAAGAGGTCAAGCGCCTGGCCGACATTTTCCGCGGCAACATCATCGACGTCGCGCCGACCAGCTACGTCATCGAAGTCACCGGTGAAAAATCCAAGCTGGATGCCTTCCTGCAAGCCCTGCGGGAGGAAGACATCATCGAGGTGGTGCGCTCCGGCACCACCGGCATCCTGCGCGGGGAACGCGGACTCCACGTCTGA
- a CDS encoding acetolactate synthase 3 large subunit — protein sequence MELSGAEIVVQCLKDEGVEYIFGYPGGAVLHIYDALFKQDDVKHILVRHEQGATHAADGYARSTGKPGVVLVTSGPGATNAVTGIATAHMDSIPLVVITGQVPLPVIGSDAFQEADIVGITRPCVKHNFLVKDIHKLAETFKKAFYIATTGRPGPVVIDIPKDVTDPNIKIPYEYPRSVSLRSYNPSVKGHPVQIRKAVELMLSARRPMIYSGGGVILGNAADELTALTRMLNFPITNTLMGLGGYPATDRQFVGMLGMHGTYEANMAMHDCDVLLAVGARFDDRVTGKIAEFCPDAEIIHIDVDPASISKTVKVDVPIVGEVAPVLADMIEIIKASGRTPDAEALKAWWARIEQWRSLDCLRYDRASDRIKPQFVIEQLWDLTRGEAFVASDVGQHQMWAAQYYKFDQPRRWVNSGGLGTMGFGLPAAIGIKLAHPHEEVVCVTGEASIQMCIQELATALQYRTPVKIVNLNNGYMGMVRQWQEFIYESRYSHSYLETLPDFVKLAEAYGHVGMRIEKPADVRPALEEALKLKDRTVFMDFLTDPTENVYPMIESGKAHHDMRLAPGTAVDRELA from the coding sequence GTGGAACTCAGCGGTGCGGAAATCGTTGTCCAGTGCCTGAAAGACGAAGGTGTGGAATACATCTTCGGCTATCCGGGCGGTGCAGTGCTGCATATTTACGACGCGCTGTTCAAGCAGGACGATGTAAAGCACATCCTGGTACGCCACGAACAGGGCGCGACCCATGCCGCCGACGGCTATGCGCGCTCCACCGGAAAACCCGGCGTGGTCCTGGTGACCTCGGGCCCCGGCGCGACCAATGCCGTCACCGGCATCGCCACCGCCCACATGGACTCGATCCCTCTGGTCGTCATCACCGGCCAGGTGCCCCTGCCCGTCATCGGCAGCGACGCCTTCCAGGAGGCCGACATCGTCGGCATCACGCGCCCCTGCGTGAAGCACAATTTCCTGGTCAAGGATATCCACAAGCTGGCCGAGACCTTCAAGAAAGCTTTCTACATCGCGACCACCGGCCGCCCGGGCCCCGTCGTGATCGACATCCCCAAGGATGTCACCGATCCGAACATCAAGATACCCTACGAGTATCCGCGCAGCGTCTCGCTGAGGTCCTACAACCCTTCGGTCAAAGGCCACCCGGTCCAGATCAGAAAGGCGGTGGAGCTGATGCTGTCGGCCCGGCGACCGATGATCTACAGCGGTGGCGGCGTCATCCTTGGCAATGCCGCGGACGAATTGACCGCGCTGACGCGGATGCTGAACTTCCCCATCACCAACACCTTGATGGGCCTGGGCGGCTATCCCGCCACCGACCGCCAGTTCGTCGGCATGCTGGGCATGCACGGCACCTACGAGGCCAACATGGCGATGCACGACTGCGACGTGCTGCTGGCGGTGGGCGCCCGCTTCGACGACCGCGTCACCGGCAAGATCGCCGAATTCTGCCCCGACGCCGAGATCATCCACATCGACGTCGATCCGGCCTCGATCTCCAAGACCGTGAAGGTGGACGTGCCCATCGTCGGCGAAGTCGCGCCGGTGCTGGCCGACATGATCGAGATCATCAAGGCCTCCGGCCGCACCCCCGATGCCGAGGCGCTGAAAGCCTGGTGGGCGAGGATCGAGCAATGGCGCAGCCTCGACTGCCTGCGCTACGACCGCGCCAGCGATCGGATCAAGCCGCAGTTCGTCATCGAACAGCTGTGGGATCTGACCCGGGGCGAGGCCTTCGTGGCATCGGACGTCGGCCAGCACCAGATGTGGGCGGCGCAGTACTACAAGTTCGACCAGCCGCGCCGCTGGGTCAATTCCGGCGGCCTCGGCACCATGGGCTTCGGCCTGCCCGCCGCCATCGGCATCAAGCTCGCGCATCCGCACGAGGAAGTCGTTTGCGTCACCGGCGAAGCCAGCATCCAGATGTGCATCCAGGAACTGGCCACCGCCCTGCAGTACCGTACCCCCGTCAAGATCGTCAATCTGAACAACGGTTACATGGGCATGGTGCGGCAGTGGCAGGAGTTCATCTACGAAAGCCGCTATTCCCATTCCTATCTCGAAACCCTGCCGGACTTCGTCAAGCTGGCCGAAGCCTACGGCCATGTCGGCATGCGCATCGAAAAGCCGGCCGACGTGCGCCCGGCCCTGGAAGAAGCCCTGAAACTCAAGGATCGCACCGTGTTCATGGATTTCCTGACCGATCCCACCGAAAACGTCTACCCCATGATCGAATCCGGCAAAGCCCATCACGACATGCGGCTGGCGCCCGGCACCGCGGTCGATAGGGAGCTTGCCTGA
- a CDS encoding ArsI/CadI family heavy metal resistance metalloenzyme: protein MKRLHVHISVADIESNIGFYSAVFGSEPTVRKPDYAKWMLDDPRVNFAISSRSGKSGLDHLGIQAEDDAELAELKQRLDRADTPVAEQKGTGCCYAVSDKYWVLDPQGIPWESFHSLAEIPVFGEAPKAEAGAQSACCAPEVSAKPSKCCG from the coding sequence ATGAAACGTTTGCATGTCCACATTTCGGTTGCCGATATCGAATCGAATATCGGTTTCTACAGCGCCGTTTTCGGCTCCGAGCCGACGGTGCGGAAGCCCGATTACGCCAAATGGATGTTGGACGATCCGAGGGTCAACTTCGCCATCTCCAGCCGCAGCGGCAAGAGTGGGCTGGACCATCTCGGCATCCAGGCCGAAGACGATGCCGAGCTGGCCGAGCTGAAACAGCGTCTCGACCGCGCCGATACCCCGGTCGCCGAACAGAAGGGCACCGGCTGCTGCTACGCGGTATCGGACAAATACTGGGTGCTCGATCCACAGGGCATACCTTGGGAATCCTTCCATTCGCTGGCCGAGATTCCGGTGTTCGGCGAAGCGCCGAAGGCCGAAGCGGGCGCCCAGTCGGCTTGCTGCGCTCCGGAAGTGAGCGCGAAGCCGTCCAAGTGTTGCGGGTGA